Within the Flavobacterium sp. 9R genome, the region TCAGAAACTTTTAAAGTAGAATACAACCCTAGTTTGCTCAACGGAATTAATGTAATTGAAAACTCAAACCTGAAAGCCATTCCTTACTACTCATGGTCCAATAGAGGGGTTGGAAAAATGAAAGTTTGGATAGATAAGAAATAAAAAGAGTACCTGAGAATCTTAGATTATTTATAAAAAATAGAAATAAAGTAACAAAATATGAAATCAAAGCTAATCACAAAAATAACCCTATGCGGTCTTTTACTAAGTGGTGTATATGGCATGGGACAAACCAATACATTTGAGATAGAAGTTGGAAAATCGGTCACCAAAATTCAGCCCACTATGTACGGAGTATTTTTTGAAGACATCAACTTCGCCGCCGATGGTGGTTTGTATGCCGAAATGATCAAAAACCGTTCCTTCGAATTTGAACTGCCTTTTATGGGCTGGCAAGAACCTAACAGCGACCGACACAAGTTAAACACAAACTCGGGAATTGCGAAAATCGTAAAATACGCTACCGAAGGCACCAATCATAGCTATTGTCGTGTGACTATCAACGAGCCCAAAGGGTACGAACTGATCAATGAGGGATTTAGAGGAATGGGAATTAAAAAAGACGCCCGATACAATATATCGCTCAATGCAGCCAAAGAATCAGGGAATATTTCCAGAATAAAAATCCAATTCATTGACAAAAACAATACTGTTCTCGGAGAATCCTCTATCACTCCTACTGCATCCAATTGGACCAATTATACCACCCAACTAATTGCTACAAAAACAGAAGCCAAAGCCCGACTCAAAATAACTTTTGAAGGAACTGGCGTACTAGATTTAGACATGATTTCTCTTTTCCCAGAAGATACTTGGAAGGGAAGAAAAAACGGAATGCGTAAAGATTTAGTGCAACTTTTATACGATCTAAAACCTGGTTTTCTTCGTTTTCCTGGCGGTTGTATTGTAGAGGGAAGAACACTAGCACAACGCTATCAATGGAAAAAAACCGTAGGCGAAGTAGCAAAAAGAGAAACTTTAATCAACAGATGGAATACCGAGTTTGCTCACAAACCAACACCAGACTATTTTCAAAGTTTTGGTCTTGGATTTTATGAATACTTTCTCCTTTCAGAAGATATTGGAGCCGCACCACTACCTATCTTAAGTTGTGGTATGGCCTGTCAGTTTAATACTGGTGAATTAGTTCCAATGGAAAAATTAGACCCTTATGTACAAGACGCCTTAGACCTCATCGAGTTTGCCAATGGCGATGTAACTACTCCTTGGGGAAAAATCCGTTCAGAGATGGGACACCCCAAACCCTTTAATCTAAAACATATTGGAGTTGGTAACGAGCAATGGGGACCTGATTATATCGAGCGCTTTAAAGTTTTCGAAAAGGCTATCAAAGCTAAATACCCTAGTATCATTATTGTTTCTGGCTCTGGTCCTTTTCCCGAAGGAGATTATTTTGACTACGCTCATTCTGAACTCAAAAAACTTAATGCCGAAATTGTGGATGAGCATTATTACAAAAGTCCAGAATGGTTCCGAAAAAATGCTACTCGTTATGACAGCTATGACCGCAAAGGACCCAAAATATTCGCTGGAGAATATGCTGCACAAAGTGTAGAAATTGCTAGTCCTGACAATAAAAACAATTGGGAATGTGCTTTCTCTGAAGCTGCTTTTATAACGGGTATGGAGCGCAATGCCGAAGTAGTTCACCTTACCTCCTATGCACCACTATTGGCTCACGAAGAAGGATGGCAATGGACACCCGATATGATCTGGTTCAACAACTTAGAATCTTTTGGAACACCAAATTATTATGTACAACAATTGTTCTCGAATAATAAAGGAACAGACTTAATTACCATTACCGAAAAAGGAAAAGCCATTACAGGTCAAAACGACCTGTTTGCATCGGCAGTGAAAGATATCAATACCAAAGAGGTAATCGTAAAAATTGTCAATACCAAAGATACCCCTCAAAAAGTGAATTTGAACTTCAAAAATGCCAAATTGGAATCAAAAGGACAACTAATCACCTTAAAAGGAGATCAATTAAATGATGAAAACTCATTTGCAGCACCTAAGAAAATTAGCCCCATTACAAGCACACTTACCCTTAACGGAACTAATGCCAATTTAAATCTAGCGGCTTACTCGGTAACCGTAGTAAAAATAAAGATGAAATAATCGTAGTAAATCAAAGAGTAGGTTATAAAAAGCATAGGCTTTACCTCAAAAAACGTTGATTTACTTAGCATTTAATAAAAAGATAATCGTCACAAATTATTAAGTGTTTATTGTACACTTATAAAATAAAAAAGAGTATATTTGTTATCAGATTTAAAGAATATGACAATGAAAAACTATGTAATAGGTCTTGATTATGGAACAGATTCTGTTCGTGCAGTATTGATTGATACTGATAACGGGCAAGAAATAGCGTCTAATGTTCATTATTATCAAAGATGGAAAAACAAACAATATTGTAACGCTGCAATCAACCAATTTCGCCAACATCCTTTGGATCATATCGAAGGATTAGAAAACACTATAAAACAAGTAGTTGCTTCAGAAAATGTATCGCCTTCACAAATCAAAAGTATTTGCATTGACACCACAGGTTCTTCACCAATTCCAGTAGCTCAAGACGGTACTCCTCTTGCGCTTACCAAAGGTTTTGAGGAAAATCCTAATGCCATGATGATTCTCTGGAAAGACCACACTGCCATAAATGAAGCCAACGAAATCAATGAACTAGCGGCCAACTGGGGAGGAGAAAATTTCACCAAATACGAAGGGGGAATTTATTCTTCGGAATGGTTTTGGGCCAAAATTTTACATATTGCTCGTCAAGATGAAGCCGTAAAAAATGCCACCTATACTTGGATGGAACACTGTGATTTGATGACTTATTTACTAATTGATTCCAAAGATTTAAAAACATTCAAACGCTCTCGTTGTGCCGCCGGACATAAAGCAATGTGGCATGAAGACTGGAACGGCCTTCCACCAGAAGACTTCTTGGCAAAATTAGATCCCTATTTGGCCTCTTTGAGAGGGAAACTCTACGACGAAACCTATACTTCGGATGTAGTAGCTGGAAATCTAAGTCAAGAATGGGCAACTCGATTGGGACTTACCACTGATACACTCATTGCGGTTGGAACATTTGATGCGCACTCTGGAGCAGTAGGTGCAAAAATCGAAGAACATACTTTGGTACGCGTTATGGGAACCTCAACTTGTGATATCATTGTAGATACCAAGGCATCAATAGGTTCCAAAACTGTTCGTGGGATTTGCGGACAAGTAGATGGCTCTGTAATCCCAGGATTTATTGGGCTAGAAGCAGGACAATCTGCCTTTGGTGACTTATTGGCTTGGTACAAAGAATTACTAATGTGGCCTACAGAAAAAGTGTTGGCCTCTTCTACCCTTTTGACACCTTCGCAAAAAGATGCGTTAAGAACAGAAATCAGTGACAAACTTATTATAGAACTAACTGCCGAAGCAGAAAAAATTCCATTATCCGAAAGTGTGCCCATTGCTTTAGACTGGATTAACGGAAGACGAACTCCCGATGCCAATCAAGAATTGAAAAGTGCGCTATCCAATTTATCGTTGGGTACCAAAGCCCCACATTTATTTAAATCATTAGTGAATGCCATCTGTTTTGGTTCTAAAAAAATTGTAGATCGCTTTGAAGAAGAAGGCGTAAAAATCAATAGCGTTATTGGTATTGGTGGTGTAGCAAGAAAATCGCCTTTTATCATGCAAACTTTGGCAAATGTGCTGAACAAACCCATCAAAGTGGCTGCTTCAGATCAAACTCCGGCTTTGGGAGCCGCTATTTATGCCGCTGTTGCCGCAGGTATTTACCCCAACGTAATCGAAGCCAGTCAAAAAATGGGAAGCGATTTCGAAAGCGAATATTTACCACAGCTAGACAAAGTAGCCGCTTACAATAAACTGCTATTAGCCTACGAACAATTAAGTCAATTTGCCGATCCATCTCTAAAAAACCAACACTATGAGCACGCTATATAAAGACCTGAAACAAGAATGCTATGAAGCCAATATGCAGCTGAATGCTTTGAACTTGGTAGTTTATACTTTTGGCAATGTAAGTGCAGTAGATCGAGAAAAAGGGGTTTTTGCCATCAAACCAAGTGGTGTACCTTATGAAGACTTAAAACCCGAAGATATGGTGATACTTGACTTTGACAACAATATCATCGAAGGAACTATGCGTCCGTCATCGGACACCAAAACGCATGCTTATTTGTATAAAAAATGGCCTAACATTGGCGGAGTAGCGCATACCCACGCAACTTACTCTGTAGCCTGGGCTCAATCGCAACTCGATATTCCGATTTTTGGAACCACTCACGCCGATCATTTAACGGCTGATATCCCTTGTGCGCCACCAATGGCCGATTCACTTATTGAAGGAAATTACGAACACAATACAGGAATCCAAATTTTGGATTGTTTCAAAGAAAAAAATCTTTCTTATGAAGAAGTGGAAATGGTATTGATAGGCAACCACGGACCTTTTGCTTGGGGAAAAAACGCTGCCAAAGCGGTTTACAACAGCAAAGTACTTGAAGTAGTTGCCGAAATGGCGTATCTGACTTTACAAATCAATCCAAACGCCCCTAGATTGAAGGATTCTTTAATCAAAAAACATTACGAGCGCAAGCACGGAAAAGATTCGTATTACGGTCAGTAATTTTAGTGTAAGGTTTCTTTGGTTTACAGTTGTTTAAACTAAAACAAACCTTTAAACAATTTTAAACTTTAAACAATTTTAAAAAAATATTATAATGATAGATATCTCTCAAAAAGAAATTTGGTTTGTAGTAGGAAGCCAAGAATTATACGGTGAAGAAACCCTGAGAAAAGTAGCCGAACATTCACAAATTATTGCAAAAGGACTAGATGCTTCTGCAAAGTTACCTGTTAAATTAATTTATAAAGATGTTGTAAAATCTCCTGCACAAATTACGAATGTGTGCTTAGAAGCGAATACCAACAAAAACTGTATTGGAATCATCGCTTGGATGCATACCTTCTCTCCAGCCAAAATGTGGATTGGTGGTTTGAGTATTTTGAACAAACCTTTATGCCATTTACACACTCAATTCAATGCCGAAATCCCTTGGGCTAGTATTGATATGGATTTTATGAACTTGAACCAATCCGCTCATGGAGACCGAGAGTTTGGATTTATCATGTCTAGAATGCGCAAAAAACGCAAAGTAGTGGTAGGTCATTGGGAGGACGAAAGAGTACAAACCAAATTAGGCAATTGGACAAGAGTAGCCTTAGGCTGGAATGAATTGCAAAACCTAAAAGTAGCTCGTATTGGCGACAATATGCGAGAAGTTGCCGTTACCGAAGGGGATAAAGTAGAAGCTCAAATACGTTTTGGAGTATCTGTAAATGGTTATGACTCATCGGATGTGACCAAACATATCGAGAAAGTAACCGACAAACAACTGAACGATTTATTGGCGGTTTATGAAGCCTCTTATACTTTGACTCCTTCTTTGAAAGAAGGTGGAGCACAAAGACAATCACTAGTAGATGCCGCAAAAATAGAATTAGGACTAAGAGCTTTCTTGGAAGAAGGTGGTTTTGGAGCCTTTACGGATACGTTTGAAAATTTAGGCGTTTGGAAACAATTACCTGGAATTGCAACCCAACGTTTGATGGCCGATGGCTACGGTTTTGGTGGCGAAGGCGATTGGAAAACAGCTGCAATGGTTAGAGCGTTGAAAGTTATGAATGTAGGCCTTGAAGGAGGAACCTCGTTCATGGAAGATTATACCTACCACTTCACTCCACAAAAATCGTATGTTTTAGGATCACATATGTTAGAAATTTGTCCTTCCATTGCAGATGGAAAACCTTCTTGTGAAGTTCATCCGTTAGGCATTGGTGGGAAAGAAGATCCAGCCCGTTTGGTGTTTAATTCTCCAGCTGGCGATGCCATCAACGTATCTTTGGTAGATATGGGTACTCGTTTTAGACTGATTGTAAATGAAGTAACGGTTGTAAAACCAATGGCTGATTTACCAAAACTTCCTGTGGCGCGTGTCGTATGGGATTGTAAACCAAACCTTGATATTGCAGC harbors:
- the araA gene encoding L-arabinose isomerase yields the protein MIDISQKEIWFVVGSQELYGEETLRKVAEHSQIIAKGLDASAKLPVKLIYKDVVKSPAQITNVCLEANTNKNCIGIIAWMHTFSPAKMWIGGLSILNKPLCHLHTQFNAEIPWASIDMDFMNLNQSAHGDREFGFIMSRMRKKRKVVVGHWEDERVQTKLGNWTRVALGWNELQNLKVARIGDNMREVAVTEGDKVEAQIRFGVSVNGYDSSDVTKHIEKVTDKQLNDLLAVYEASYTLTPSLKEGGAQRQSLVDAAKIELGLRAFLEEGGFGAFTDTFENLGVWKQLPGIATQRLMADGYGFGGEGDWKTAAMVRALKVMNVGLEGGTSFMEDYTYHFTPQKSYVLGSHMLEICPSIADGKPSCEVHPLGIGGKEDPARLVFNSPAGDAINVSLVDMGTRFRLIVNEVTVVKPMADLPKLPVARVVWDCKPNLDIAATAWILAGGAHHTVYSQAVTTEFMEDFADIAGIELLVIDEKTTIRDFKDKLNANEAYFHLFQHGL
- a CDS encoding ribulokinase, with amino-acid sequence MKNYVIGLDYGTDSVRAVLIDTDNGQEIASNVHYYQRWKNKQYCNAAINQFRQHPLDHIEGLENTIKQVVASENVSPSQIKSICIDTTGSSPIPVAQDGTPLALTKGFEENPNAMMILWKDHTAINEANEINELAANWGGENFTKYEGGIYSSEWFWAKILHIARQDEAVKNATYTWMEHCDLMTYLLIDSKDLKTFKRSRCAAGHKAMWHEDWNGLPPEDFLAKLDPYLASLRGKLYDETYTSDVVAGNLSQEWATRLGLTTDTLIAVGTFDAHSGAVGAKIEEHTLVRVMGTSTCDIIVDTKASIGSKTVRGICGQVDGSVIPGFIGLEAGQSAFGDLLAWYKELLMWPTEKVLASSTLLTPSQKDALRTEISDKLIIELTAEAEKIPLSESVPIALDWINGRRTPDANQELKSALSNLSLGTKAPHLFKSLVNAICFGSKKIVDRFEEEGVKINSVIGIGGVARKSPFIMQTLANVLNKPIKVAASDQTPALGAAIYAAVAAGIYPNVIEASQKMGSDFESEYLPQLDKVAAYNKLLLAYEQLSQFADPSLKNQHYEHAI
- a CDS encoding alpha-L-arabinofuranosidase C-terminal domain-containing protein, with product MKSKLITKITLCGLLLSGVYGMGQTNTFEIEVGKSVTKIQPTMYGVFFEDINFAADGGLYAEMIKNRSFEFELPFMGWQEPNSDRHKLNTNSGIAKIVKYATEGTNHSYCRVTINEPKGYELINEGFRGMGIKKDARYNISLNAAKESGNISRIKIQFIDKNNTVLGESSITPTASNWTNYTTQLIATKTEAKARLKITFEGTGVLDLDMISLFPEDTWKGRKNGMRKDLVQLLYDLKPGFLRFPGGCIVEGRTLAQRYQWKKTVGEVAKRETLINRWNTEFAHKPTPDYFQSFGLGFYEYFLLSEDIGAAPLPILSCGMACQFNTGELVPMEKLDPYVQDALDLIEFANGDVTTPWGKIRSEMGHPKPFNLKHIGVGNEQWGPDYIERFKVFEKAIKAKYPSIIIVSGSGPFPEGDYFDYAHSELKKLNAEIVDEHYYKSPEWFRKNATRYDSYDRKGPKIFAGEYAAQSVEIASPDNKNNWECAFSEAAFITGMERNAEVVHLTSYAPLLAHEEGWQWTPDMIWFNNLESFGTPNYYVQQLFSNNKGTDLITITEKGKAITGQNDLFASAVKDINTKEVIVKIVNTKDTPQKVNLNFKNAKLESKGQLITLKGDQLNDENSFAAPKKISPITSTLTLNGTNANLNLAAYSVTVVKIKMK
- a CDS encoding L-ribulose-5-phosphate 4-epimerase, yielding MSTLYKDLKQECYEANMQLNALNLVVYTFGNVSAVDREKGVFAIKPSGVPYEDLKPEDMVILDFDNNIIEGTMRPSSDTKTHAYLYKKWPNIGGVAHTHATYSVAWAQSQLDIPIFGTTHADHLTADIPCAPPMADSLIEGNYEHNTGIQILDCFKEKNLSYEEVEMVLIGNHGPFAWGKNAAKAVYNSKVLEVVAEMAYLTLQINPNAPRLKDSLIKKHYERKHGKDSYYGQ